The genome window AAATTCAAACAGAGAATAACGGTCGCCTGCTGGGAAGAGGCGGGAACAAGAGGGGAGTTTCGGGGGCACTCCGAGGGAGATGGGAGCTGGAAGAAGTCGGGGAAGGGGAAAGGTAGGATATCAAACaaacaggataataaaaaaagtagggAGAGGGAATCCTGATTGACGGTGGGAAGGAGGGAACCTCATTTTGGTATAAAAGGGACAAAACCTCTCCCTTCGGCACCTCATTCttcagcagcttctccctggtgAAGACCTCCTTCCATCTGTCAAGATGAAACTCAAGGTCGTGAGTATAAGAGCAAAACTATTTCTTGGCAAGATATCAGAATAAAAatcatccatttttcttttttctgggtAGAGTCAAAGTAAAACGTGGGACAGACATTGGCAATCACCTGATGTAAATTGacatattcattaaagaaataattattctcATTTTTCAATGTCTCCACCAGGTGGTTGTGCTCCTCGGAGTGATAGCCCTCGTTGCTGCCGCTCCATCACGCGGCGGAGGctttggaggaggaggtggatttGGAGGTGGAGGTGGACACAGAGGTGGTGGGGGAGgattcggaggaggaggaggaggcggtggACTTGGTGGAGGTGGATTAGGAGGTGGAGGAGGTTATGGAGGCGGTGGCAGACACGGTGGTGGAataggaggtggtggtggttttgGAGGAGGCGGAGGTAAGCATTCAAGTTTCCCATAACGATATGATATGAAGTAGCAGTTAAATACTAAATCCTctgttttataatttaaaaaaatatatattttacactatTTCTGAAAACCAGGTAAAAACCATTTTCCTATTTAACTACTAAAATTAACAATATCGACGCCACTCTACAGAGACCCTCTTCTATGCATTTCAGGTTATGGACGCTAGAGGTCTCCATGGAAAATGATCAGAATTTGAAAGAAAGCCGGTTCTCACACACAATTCAGTTGGATGGCTTGCCTCTACATCTACTGAAGTAGAGACCGAAATTTCAttgtttgttccttttttttttctttgttaaagaTCAATAAAGTCAGAAAATGTTATATACCATGCTTTAATTTCTGTTCCTGTAATAAGCAAGTAAGCCGTtagaatcttttttttaaattccactgTTTTCATTTGGGAATTGATACTTGGTACATAACTAAGCATTTCCATTACTGCGATATGGTCTCCGACACCCTAAGCAGCAATCATTGTCTTATAATGACTCCCATTATCAAAATCTGAATTTTCTCACAGGCACACAAAATGAGATAATAATCATGGTTATCATTTGGTCTTGTGCTTAACacgaataaaatattgaaaacctCATTGAAACCGATACTATCGCATGTTTTCAAAGACTTTCCTCTTATCTGGAAGAAATTATGCTCTACAATACCTTTAGCTCCCAACCATAGCCGTGTACGGGAGAAATAACAATACACCTTAACTATCAAAGTattaaataattatgataaaaagtttgcacaaaaatCTGAATAAAAGAGACACCATTTAGACATCACTCCTGTtgattttgcttttttaattttttccaatttGAGCTGATCATGTTAACAGATATATACGTAGAGATACTACAGACATAAcatttatacaaatacatacacacacacacacacacacacacacacacacacacacacacacacacacacacatatatatatatatatatatatatatatatatatatatatatatagaatctactggtcatttttaccacatcaagtgtaatagccacaatggcctcttaacttctcaaattctttgctctattttggatacgcttgtcactacaagcgtatccaaaatagagCAGGTCGGCAAGGCGGATCCTCCTCCTTGGTCGTGAGTTAATGGTATCGCGGGttttcgtttcccgctaccggacatcatgatttcttcatatttctttgaaagttggatctcaaggctttgtagtgacaagcgtatcgaaaacagagcaaagaatttgagaagaaggcaatgtggctattacaattatcatatgtatgtgtgtataggatatatatatattaattatatatagatatatatattattatatatatatattaaacaaacaaaacatacagaCATCTGTATCATTTCAACATGGAAATCAACTTATTATTGGAGTATTTCTTGGATACGAAATTAAGCACTTAGTTTAACTCTTTAATCTTACAAAAATGTTCTGCTGACAAAACTATGAcaataccaaattattattattattattattattgttactatacgAAATGCTCACATATACACATGAGAAAGCCTATAAGTCCATTAACTTGCAAAAAAGTGCTTCCACAGAACAATATACCTATTCACAAAATAAGTGGTACGCCAGACAGGGAATTCAACCTGCCAAGTAATCTGCTACCGAAACCTAACAAACTTCGTAAATTACCAAAAGTCATTCAGAGCTCCCAAGCTACTCGATCAGATACGCTACGTTAAATCTAAAAGAACCTTGTGGAAGGTTAACCAAAGCTGGAGAACCTTGTGGCTACCAATACGAGTCGCAATTGCAGTTACATAGGAAACCGCTTTGCTTTGTGATGGTAGCTCATAACAACCATGAAACATATGGTGCAATAAATGTATGATAAAAATTTTGGTATGTTGTACATTAAACTGGCCTTGGTATTCATATCAATAATACGTAAATAGTAAAGTACATGtcgaatattttcataaatgctctGTCTACAAATACACGAATGAaacttttaaagaataaaaagcaGGTACTCGAATCGCGCGCTTGCACGCACACATATCCTCCCTGTTCAAAACCGTTAAGAATTTATCAGAAAAATATCCCAATCACCAATTAGCAAATATAGCTCACTTCTAAAACGTTTCGGCAGTACACTTTAAGAGGTGTTTTATCTCTACTTCCATGATATCTGATCATTTAAATAATtagaatttatatttcattatctcTTTCTCACTTTAGGTCAGCAATACTGCAAAACTGAACCGAAGATGCCAGATAGTGATTTGATATATGTTAGGTTCTAACATATATCAATGCCACCATATCAAGGCATAAAAAGTTGGGTTTTTATCTACTAACATACGTGTAATTCATATTTACACGAAAATTATCCAGGTTCTAAGAACCataagattttaaataaaaaaattctaaaataaaaaaatatgaataaaagacatcaggaaaataaaacataagCATAAATAAAATGTCACGTATACCCACGATCTAAGTCGTTATGCCGTgaaaattatctaaatatatatatatatatatatatatatatatatatatatatatatatcgtgattcTAGCATTTTTTTCCTCCTTCGAGATCCTAGAAATTCACTTTGTGGCAACTGCATTTATATAATAACGCAACGACAACAGATGACAGATATGCGCACAAAAATTACTGCCCAATTTTTCAAGGTCAAAGTACACAGACGATACGAATAAAATTCGCAATAACGTCACAACGAGTTGcaatgttgacataattaaaagCATGAgcacaaatacaaacaaaaaaacatgcaTGTATGCAAACGCACATACGTCCACATAACCAAggaaaaacgaaagtatattaataaataaaaagagttgAGCTTAATTTCACAGAATAAGCGACTTGATCACATGTATACTCTCAACATCTATAAGCTCTTCGGAAGGACATCGAAAAAAACAAATGCTAGGGAATTCGTTCTAAGCAGCATatccttccagagagagagagagagagagagagagagaaagtgagagagagagagagagagaaatgcaaaNNNNNNNNNNNNNNNNNNNNNNNNNNNNNNNNNNNNNNNNNNNNNNNNNNNNNNNNNNNNNNNNNNNNNNNNNNNNNNNNNNNNNNNNNNNNNNNNNNNNNNNNNNNNNNNNNNNNNNNNNNNNNNNNNNNNNNNNNNNNNNNNNNNNNNNNNNNNNNNNNNNNNNNNNNNNNNNNNNNNNNNNNNNNNNNNNNNNNNNNNNNNNNNNNNNNNNNNNNNNNNNNNNNNNNNNNNNNNNNNNNNNNNNNNNNNNNNNNNNNNNNNNNNNNNNNNNNNNNNNNNNNNNNNNNNNNNNNNNNNNNNNNNNNNNNNNNNNNNNNNNNNNNNNNNNNNNNNNNNNNNNNNNNNNNNNNNNNNNNNNNNNNNNNNNNNNNNNNNNNNNNNNNNNNNNNNNNNNNNNNNNNNNNNNNNNNNNNNNNNNNNNNNNNNNNNNNNNNNNNNNNNNNNNNNNNNNNNNNNNNNNNNNNNNNNNNNNNNNNNNNNNNNNNNNNNNNNNNNNNtttgcatttctctctctctctctctctctctctctctctcgtctccactctctctctctctctctctctctcgtctctctctctggaaggatATGCTGCTTAGAACGAATTCCCTAGCATTTGTTTTTTTCGATGTCCTCCCGAAGAGCTTATAGATGTTGAGAGTATTACATGTGATCAAGTCGCTTATTTCTGTGAAATTAAGCTCaactcttttatttattaatatactttcgtttttccTTGGTTATGTGGACGTATGTGCGTTTGCATACAtgcatgttttttgtttgtatttgttctCATGcttttaattatgtcaacattgCAACTCGTTGTGACGTTATTGCGAATTTTATTCGTATCGTCTGTGTACTTTGACCTTGAAAAATTGGGCAGTAATTTTTGTGCGCATATCTGTCATCCGTTGTTGCTGCGTTATTATATGAATGCAGTTGCCACAAAGTGAATTTCTAGGATCTCGAAGAGGGAAAAAATGCTAgaatcacgatatatatatatatatatatatatatatatataatatatatatatatattatgtatatttagataATTTTCACGGCATAACGACTTAGATCGTGGGTATACGTGACATTTTATTTATgcttatgttttattttcatgatgtcttttattcatatttgtttttattttagaattttttaatgtaaaatcttATGATTCTTTGAACCTGGATAATTTTCGTGTAAATATGAATTACACGTATGTTAGTAGATAAGAACCCAACCATTTATGCCTTGATATGGTGGCATTGATATATGTTAGAGCCTAACATATATCAAATCACTATCTGGCATCTTCGGTTCAGTTTGCAATATTGCTGACCTAAAGTGAGAAAGAGAATGAATATAAATGCTAATTATTTAAATGATCAGATATCATGGAAGTAGAGAATAAACACATTCCTAAAGTGTACTGCCGAAACGTTTTAGAAGTGAGCTATATTTGCTCATTGGTGAATGGGATATTTTTCTGATAAATTCTTAACTGCTTTGAACAGGGAGGATATCTGTGCGTGCAAGCGCGCGATTCGAGTACCtgctttttattctttaaatgtttcatttgtgtatttgtacacagagcatttatgaaaatattcgaCATGTACTTTACTATTTtcctatttataaaaatattcgaCATGTCCTTTACCATTTACCTGTTATTGACATGAATAACAAGGCCAGTTAAATGTACAACATGCCAAAATTGTTATCATACATTTATTACCCATATGTTTTATGGTTGTTGTGAGCTACCATTACAAAGCAAAGCGGTTTCGTATTTAACTGCAATTGCGACTCGTATTGGTACCCACAAGGTTCTCCAGCTTTGGTTAACCTTCCATTAGGTTCTTTAAGATTTAACGCAGCGCATCTGATGGAGTAGCCCGGCAGCTCAGAATGACTGTTTTTAATTTACGAAGTTTGTTAGGTTTCGGTAGCAGATTACTTGGCAGGTTGAATTCCCTGTCTGGCGTACCACTTATTTTGTGAATGGGTATATGGTTCTGTGGAAGCCCTTTTTGCAAGTTAATGTCCCTATAGGCTTTCCCATGTGTATATGTGAACatttcgtataataataataataataataataagaataataataataataataataataataataatcaataataataataatataataataataataatttggtattgTCATGGTTTTGTCTGCAGAACATTTTTGTAAGATTACAGCTAGACTAAGTGCTTAAGTTCGTATCTAAGAAATACTCCACTAATAAGTTTATTACCATATTAAAATGATACAGATGTctgttgtgtttttttatatatatatgcacatatacatatgtaattgtaatagccacattgccatcttaacttctcaaattctttgctctattttggatacgcttgtcactacaaatcctTAAGATctaactttcaaagaaatatgaagaaatcatggtgTCCGGTAACGGGAAACGAACCTGCAATGCCATAATCACGACAAGGAGATCACCTTGCCGAcgaggtcggcaaggtgacctcgtcgtgattatggtatcgcgggttcgtttcccccTACTGGATATCATgattcctttatatttatttaagttggatctcaaggctttgtagtgacaagcgtattcaaaaaAGACCAAAGATTTTGAGAAGTtgagaggtcattgtggctattacaattacatatgtatctggtaaaatgaccggtagattctacacacacacacacacacatacacatacacatacacatacacatacacacacacacacacacacacatatatatatatatatatatatatatatatatatatatatatatatatatatattaaaaggagcccataaaaacgtataaatatagagagaaaaatactatatttcagagactgctgtctccctcttcaggtagatgaatgagaaaagttacagaaaaggtggtatttataccaagaggtccatccacaggtaagccaatttaggtcactcccgctgataatcttcctttaatctttttaagcgttgattgaatgaaaaccctgtcgatgacatctgaatcccatgctccttttgggatgttcattatctgcctctgtttaatcaagaccGATTCCATTATCTGATTCTTTTACCGgcgtttgctgctataaattatacgtgacaaattccagtttattctatatggttatgttcatttatatggttgaaaataactgagttcttttgtccatatctaactgaccatttatgttgtattattctctggggaagtgattttcctttaaatccgatgtaagattagacacagtccaggcatgggatttcgtaaacgcttgtgtccttgggggatgtcttttgttggacgttaatcagggatttggcttggGTGTTTGGGTTGTGGTAACAGAATATtttcacttgtgtgtgtgtgtgtgtgtgtgtataaatctaTGTATGTGTTTGCAGGATCTATGCGTATATATCTGTTAATATGATCAGCTGAAATTGGAAAGAATTAAGGTAGCAAAGTCAACGGGAGCGATGTTTAAATGGTGTCTTTTATTCGGATTTATGTGCGatctttttatcataattgttTAATACTCTGATAGTTAAGGTGTATTATTATTTCTCCCGTGCACGGCTATGGATGGGAGCTTAAGGTATTGAAGAGGATAAATTCTTCCACGTAGGAGGAAAGCCTTTGAAAACATGCGATAGTATCGGTTTCAATGAGGTTTTCAATATTATATTCATGTGTTCCATGTGAGAAAATTCAGATTTTGATCATTGGAGTTATTATAAGACAATGATTGCTGCTTAGGGTGTCGGGGACCATATTGCGGTAATGGAAATGCTTAGTTAGGTACCAAGTATCAATTCCCAAATGAAAACaggagaatttaaaaaaagattctTACAGCTTACTTGCTTATTACAGGAACAGAAATTAAAGCATGTTATATAACATTTTCTGACTTTATTGatctttatcaaacaaaaaaaaaaaaagcaacaaacaaGGAAATTTCGGTCTGTACTTCAGTAGATGTAAAGGCAAGCCATCCAATTGAACTGTGTGAAAACCGGCTTTCTTTCAAATTCTGATCATTTCCCATGAAGACTTCTAGCGTCCATAACCTGAAATGCATAGAAGAGGGTCTCTTTAGAGTGGCGTCGATATTGTTAATTTTAGTAGTTGAATAGGAAAATGGTCCTTATCTGGTTTTCAGAAATAgtgtaaaatacttttttttcttataaaacagAGGAATTGGTATTTAACTGCTACTTCATCTCATAACGTTATAGCAATGGGAAACTTGTATGCTTACCTCCGCCTCCTCCaataccaccaccacctcctatTCCACCACCGTGTCTGCCACCGCCTCCAAAACCTCCTCCACCTCCGAATCCACCTCCACCgagtccaccaccaccacctcctccgaatcctcctccaccacctctgCCTCCACTTCCACCTCCaaatccacctcctcctccaaagCCTCCACCGCCGCGTGATGGAGCTGCAGCAACGAGGGCTATCACTCCGAGGAGCACAACCACCTGGTGGAGACATTgaaaaataagaatgattatttctttaatgaatatgtCAATTTACATCAGGTGATTGCCAATGTCTGTCCCACGTTTACTTTGACTCTaccagaaaagagaaaaatggatgATTTTTATTCTGATATCTTGCCAAGAAATAGTTTTGCTTTTATACTCACGACTTTGAGTTTCATCTTGACAGATGGAAGGAGAACTTcaccagggagaagctgctgaaGAATGAGGTGCCGAAGGGAGAGGTTTTGTCCCTTTTATACCCAAAATGAGGTTCCCTCCTTCCCACCGTCAATCAGGATtccctctccctctttttttttttttttttttttttttttttttattatcctgagTGCTTGATATCCTACCTTTCCCCTTCCCCGACTCCTTCTAGCTCCCATCTCCATTGGAGTGTCCCCGAAACTCCCCTCTTGTTCCCGCCTCTTCCCAGAAGGCGACCGTTATTCTCTGTTTGAATTTGAGTCCTTACAAGTCGAGATGTATTTTAAGCGACGGGTTTTTTGCTGGTTTTCCAGCATTGTCATTAATCAAAGAAACTCGGCCATATTTATAAAAACTGCGATGACGTGTGTTTCTTTGCAATAGTGACTTGcttcgtgtgtgtgcgtgtttgtgtctcGTGCGTACATGTCTCTTCTTGTAATAGACATCTTAAGCTCGGTACATTTCGTTGATCTACGTTGTCGCTGTATCTCAAATGATGGACTTCATATTTACATAGGGAAAAGAACAAATAGAATATGAGTCAGTTGAAAGCGCATTTTCCTTAAAATCGCACGGGATGTACTTGTCAGAAAACGAAAACTCACGTAAAAATGAGGTTATATCCTCCCATAAATGTTTGTATAACAAATACAAGGGCCTTTTAATAAACCGTTTCATTGATCTCTATGGAAagatttggatctctctctctctctctctctctctctctctctcatacacacacacacacacacacacacatatatatatatatatatatatatatatatatatattatatatatgcatacattcataaatgGTTCCTATTTTTTCTGGCTGCActagcgtaaattgttaaaaaaacaaattcgtccGCACTCacaagtgtacacacacataaacacacacacacacacacatatatatatatagtagtatatatatacatatatatagtatatatatatatatgtgtgtatatatatatatatatatatgattttaattaattagtttatttagaAAGTTGAACGTTCTTAGAAATTGGAATTTCCTAACTTTGTAGAGTAATTAggtgttttagattttttttatacttttacaaattattaattttgGCAACCACTGTAATAGAATTCAGGATGGGGATACGCATTGTTGTTGCAATTACTCGTCATTTGAAACTTTCAAACCCAAACCGAGTTGTAAAAACGTAGAATCATTCGAAATTTATTTGACTAGATATTAGTGAAGTCATGAAATTATTGCAGTTCGAAGTGAGAACAAATTGAATTTAACGCCATTTTGCCTCAGCTCCAAACACGAGCATTGCTACAACTTTTCgacaaactttgttttaacattaatACCTTCTTTTCTAAGtaagacattttttattttaccttcactATAATATTGTAATCTATCATAGCCTCTTCACTTAGAGACCAAGATGGTGCATCCTTGTGAAATTTGTGAAAAATTGCAAAATCTCTGCGTTTACTCGGTAACTTATTTCCCTCCACAGTTGAGAATTTCCCTAGAGCGGTtggcttcatttttcttttatttccatataATTCCAGCCCGTGGAAGTTTGCTCTTGTTGATAGTAACCATTTAAGGTATttatgggaataataataatcaataataataataaactggaaACATAGAGTGTTTGAACCACCGAAGATTTCATTTAACTTTGGCAACAAATAATCTGCAGTGAGGCGTTTTGTACAAAAAGTCAGTCATCTTGAGAAGGTCATCTAATGGGTATATCTGCAAAGTCTGATAAAATCGTGTTCACCTGTTCTAGAAACGTCctgtaaacatacacacatacacacacacacacacacacacactcacatgcatTTAAGCATTTAACAACATAACATCCTATCAATTTCTTAGTCATGATTATTATGGTGACATGGACTTCCTATGCTACTTGGGTTTGGCGTTCAGACATCTTTATTGCAAATCAGAATTGcataaatgtatttgtaaataGGAGTGGATCATCAGAGTTATCAATTCTTTGAGAATtatatagtatttgtatatatatatatatatatatatatatatatatataatagtatagtatgttatgtatctatgtatctatgtatgtatgtatatgagagagaggcgACGTATggggaggttaaaaaaaaaaaaaaactaacgttgtTCATTATAGAGTAGTAAAGTCTACCTGGCTTTTTTTTGTGGtcattcatgttttgttttaggTTTAGATTGTGGTGTTAATTATATCCTTTAATTCAAAGCTCTTCTGGTATTGTCAACGACCTTTGGGAGACGCCCATGCTGTTGCAAGGCCAGATAAGCTATCGTCTACGATAAGGGATAAGAATATTTCTGAGATCAGTAAATTATGTACATTATCTCGTTACCTGTACCATGTTGGGAAGGATGAGAATACTGGTAATTAAGACTGTTTCAAGACTATGACCATTTCTTAGAATGTCATTGAGTATGATGTCAGTAATGGAAATACTTATGAAGCTGCAATAAAGAAAAACTCATACCGTTGTGGGTGATGATTAAGCATATTATAGGAACACAAGTGAAATCCGTATGTATcgttttctgtctttatttacctataacaaaaacacaaaaagagaaacaaagaagaTTTTCCCTGGAGAATTCTAGCGCCCAAATCCTGGAATACAGAGAATCACAgtgtttaaaagaaatttttgattttgttgttattattattattttaaagatatgttttttaattattacagaggtaattattttgcattattatgCCTTTAAAAATACTGGGAAATTACAGAGCTAATTATTTCTTAGTACTATGACTAAAAATGCTGCGGAAGACTACATTTTTCCTCATAGATTTAGAAGTTTAGTTTTTCTGGTAATTCATCTTTGTAGGTGCTTTTTTGATGTACATACATTTCGCTTCATATTTACTAGCAACTCGTATGCTtacctccacctcctccgaaaccaccacctcctccaaatcctccaccgTGGCTGCCACCTCCTCCAAAACCTCCTCCACCTCCGAATCCACCTCCACCGagtccaccaccacctcctcctccgaatcctcctccaccacctctgtgtccacctccacctccaaatccacctcctcctccaaagCCTCCACCTCCTCGTCTTGGAGCAGCAGCGACGAGGGCTATCACCCCGAGGAGCACAACCACCTGGTTGGGGTGAGAAGAGTATCTTGGATTTTTTTGAAGAATAAAGAGGCAGAAATCTTGAAAATATGAGGAATTGATCTcataaaaaaagtagttcattgGTGTTTATTGCTTCCTTTTAGAAATAATGACTTCATGAAAAGGATATATCCGCAGACTTCCAATTTAGTTTAGTTCGACATTAGAGCCTTATTGTCTCGATAAGTAATAAGTCTTTTCATGTGGTTTCTCGTCTCTTGACGAAAGATAcattattataaagtatatagtCTCTTGCAAAGAAATGTTATTCTGCTCTACTCACCACCTTCAAATTCATCTTGAACGATGGAAGGAGATCTTCaccagggagaagcagctgaagaATGAGGTGCAGAAGGCAGAGGTCATTCCCTTTTTATACCCAAGTTCAGATGCCCCCGTCAGCCTGGCTGGGTCTCGAAATTCCCCGTCCGTTAGAGTGTTTGATTTCTCCCTTTTCCCattttctgccccccccccccccccccccaaaccccttccagatctccttctccaTCTCGCTGTGTCATACCCTCCTTCTACTGTCAAGGGACCATGATTCTGTTTCGAATTTGAATCCATAAAGAGTCGTTTTCTTTCAAGCAGCCGTTTCTTTTTTCGTTCTATTTACCAGCATGCGCATCATTCACAGAAACTTGGGCGCAATAATGAAACTGCCGTGACGTCTGTTTCTTTAGAATAAtgacttgctctttttttctCGGGCACATGGCTCCTTCGTTGATGGATAAAAATGCTGAGTGGGTACTCTTTTGCTTTagaccagaaagagagagagagagagtagagagagagacgagagagagagagagaggagagagagagagagagttgattgtAGTTTGTGTTTAAAGTATGATTTTCAACGTGGGAGTATTTTCCAGTGAATTTATTGGGATTTATGACTCCCAGAAGACCAGTTGCTAACCGGGAAAAGTTGTGTATCCTTCATGTGTTCTTACGTCATCAGGATGTCGAGTCCTCTTCTTAATTTGAAACTCTGTTCCTTCCTTGTGAAGATCCTCATTAGTTATCAGACTATTCTCATAGTTGTACCATTAATAAGCGCACAAAAAACAGTTGGGGACGAACGTTGTTGGTGTAGGCAAAGGAGATTTGCGTAATTCAGAAGATTTGTACACATTTCCGAAACGATAACTATTATAGTTGGATGCCTGCTAATGTTGCATTTTACATGCACATTTATTTgatttagaaaatttttttatctagtcaaaattttacattttaccaTCGAATTGAAATTTTCAGGTTCCTAGAAATTAGAGTTTTCTAGTTCTGAAGAGTCACGAGGTTACTTTACATTCTTTCAGTTTACAAGTAATCTATTTTGGCGATTAATGTGTTTCATAGTGTAGATGATTGTTGTTCTCCAGCTCTGGTTAACCTTCCAGTAGGTTCTT of Macrobrachium nipponense isolate FS-2020 chromosome 11, ASM1510439v2, whole genome shotgun sequence contains these proteins:
- the LOC135208422 gene encoding uncharacterized protein LOC135208422 isoform X2; this translates as MKLKVVVLLGVIALVAAAPSRGGGFGGGGGFGGGGGHRGGGGGFGGGGGGGGLGGGGLGGGGGYGGGGRHGGGIGGGGGFGGGGGYGR
- the LOC135208576 gene encoding acanthoscurrin-1-like; translated protein: MNLKVVVVLLGVIALVAAAPRRGGGGFGGGGGFGGGGGHRGGGGGFGGGGGGGLGGGGFGGGGGFGGGGSHGGGFGGGGGFGGGGGFGR
- the LOC135208513 gene encoding acanthoscurrin-1-like: MKLKVVVVLLGVIALVAAAPSRGGGGFGGGGGFGGGSGGRGGGGGFGGGGGGGLGGGGFGGGGGFGGGGRHGGGIGGGGGIGGGGGYGR
- the LOC135208422 gene encoding uncharacterized protein LOC135208422 isoform X1 → MKLKVVVVLLGVIALVAAAPSRGGGFGGGGGFGGGGGHRGGGGGFGGGGGGGGLGGGGLGGGGGYGGGGRHGGGIGGGGGFGGGGGYGR